ccctccctctctctctctccctctctctccccccctctccctTCTCTCACATTATGCTCACAGAGTAAGAATTGTAACTTCAATCTGCCGATATTAATTTTTGACCGTGTGAAATTTGTAGTTGCATTTATGTTATctgattaattttttgttaaaattgcaGGATCAGTGAATGAAAATGGCTAGGCTACTACATTTACTGATCGGATTATGTGACTTGTGAGCTTAAATCACATTGTATAAAAACAACTGCTTTGTGTGTGTGTTCCTGAAGAAGAACAAGTATGGATTTCTTTGAAGGTCTTACATATGAGCATCTCAATTTTATCTTTGCTGATCATGATCATGATCATTTCTTCTCTACAACACAGGTATCATTCTTAGTCTCTTTTTTAACAAGTTTTTCGAAACATTTGGTTGCTTAATATGGTATTGAAGTTCAGGAATAGGAGAGATCTCGTGTTTGGACACTCTTATCTCCAGTAATCCCAATTcgtaaaaatatttgtttgttcATTGCTTCTTGTTCAGATTGTGCCACTCAGTCCGATATTATCAAGTTGTGAAAATGTTGCTTGTTCATTGATTATGCAATTAGAGTAGGATTCTTCCCCTTGGTGGGATTGTTATAGTGAACTTAAGATTGGGAGAATTGGTTATTCAAATTACAGTTGAACTTTAACGTAAATCTGGATTGTGCCTACTGTAGCTTTTATATTGTTGTTATGGCATTATGGCATAGGCTTCAGGAAGTTGCTATATATTGTCCTTGCATTTTATTTCACGTCAATATTTATATCCTGTAGTCAAGATCCAGAAATTTTGTATGGTTTTCGGTTCAAGACGACCCACAAGGTATCAAATAGTATAAGATTTGagtcatctaaatttttattagcatctttaaaaaaatatttaaagttgCCTAGTGATAATATGAATGAAGCATCTGGAGTTTAGCTGTTTATTCCCTCTTGCTTTAAGTATTTGTACATTTAGAAATGCTTGGTATGTCTGAAGATATTACTAAAAAACTATATATTAATTCACCACGTTTTAGAATCAGTAAGTGTTTTACTGTTGATGTTCCAAAAATACAAATACATTTTAATTTGTGAGAGTTGATCAGAAAACTTGtaaaaatttagaattgaaATGATATTATTGATAATATTCGGTCTAAAAAATATTTCCAGAACTACAGTTGATCCATATAATGATTTGATGTATAATTTACTAGTTTAGTCATTCTTGAAGAAAAGTCGAATAACATTCCACAAGGAAACAAAAACTGTACGTAGATAATCTGTTTTGTACAATCAATACTGAGTAAAAACATAGTGATATACAGAGAGAAAATTGGTAAGAACTACACCCAGAGCTTCTTCCTCACAATTACTAAATAATGTGAGCTGCACTGATGGAATCCTAAGGATTAAAATTAGGAAGCCTTTAGTAGTGACTGCACTTGCAGTCAGATTCACCATTATGGTTCCAGCCCTTTTGCTGTAATGGATCTCATAATTTACAATGTTGTGCCCTGACATATTTTTGATGCACTACTACTAAATTGACTTTACAATAAAGCTGATCTTATTGGCTTCTAATTATGCAGGAGAGCTTAAATCCCTTAATGAATACTAGTGCATACAAATTTGGGTTATGTGAACCTGGGTGCTTATCTGAACCTGGGTGCTTATCTTACTATGATTATGGTCATACTTATGTGGTCGGAGACTGTACACCACGGATTAATGAGTACAGCAGTCACATGGAGAACTCCGCTTCACTGCCCAGTGTCAGGCCCGCAGCTGTGCATACACCACATGAAGAAATTTCAAGCTCAACGTCGCATGTAAATCCTGTCGATTGTAAGTTATAAGTATCCTTTTGCATTAATTTTTTGGTTTTGAATATATTACACGATCGTACTATAGAACTTGCTTACATACAACCGTCAATTGTGATTGATTTTTGTGATAAAGCTGGTATGTTTATATTAAAAGGCAAACATTTGAACATCGTTTAAAAGAAGGGTGCTAAAATTGATGCTGATGAgtatgaatgaaaaatatcagtTTATGTGACATCCCTTAAGGGTGCCATccactggagatgctcttataaattCATTAGAATTTGAACTATAGTTAGGAACTGTAATTTGTGCATTAGCTATGTTACTTGTTTAAATCTGAAAAAAAGTTTACCAGaaaatttgataagaaatgaaaGAGAAAGTAAAGTAAACATACAGTTGGTATCGTTTGTTTTTCAGAAAAGCAAAACATAATGCATTTGTTGGTTATAAAATCTTATAAAGACTGCAGAATGCATGTTTGTTTCctctatatataaaacaaaaaaagagaataaaaacaattattattTGAGCATGGCTACCTGATGTAtgcattttaatttgattaacaAAAGAAATGAATGATACTAGCACGAGTTTTAGACCATCTTCAAGTGATTAGTTCATCCAAAAACTTTATGCTACGATGCACAGAGTAGTCAAGCAATAAGAACTTGATTTCGAACTTGATATAATCTGGCAAAAAAAAGAGTGCCTTAAGTTGTTCTAGTCAATAACCTTGTTGGTGTATATGGAATGAAATGCATCTGCAGTTTGGATTGAGCTCTGCATTGATACAATTAGCTCAAGTGATACTggcatttttataaatttcactgTATACAATATATACATTGCTTATctagtatatgtatattttgatCCTTGATTCTTGCTTCATGGTGTTTCTACTGTATCTCTGAAGAATATGATCGATATTGTTTAGGGACaagctttaagattatatatattatgaacaaATGTAAACCAATATCAGGGACAATATAGGGGTAAGGGTCTCAGTTTGTGAGTTTATGCAATCAGGGACatcacacacgcacacacatgTCATGTATGTATGTAATATTATATAGCTCCCTCCTATGCTGTCCATATCTTTCCAATTTTTTGTATTGTTTGAAAATTTtgcatatttgaaatatatgaaaTGCCTTTTAATGAGGTTTTATTTCTCAATTCACAGGTCTACGAGGTCCTCATAATACTGATGATTACCAGGTGTTTGGAAGCTCAAATTTTGCAACTTTTGAAAGACATCTATTACCTATCATGTATTATGTTGCTTCGTCTAATATCAGAAAAGTCATAACGTTCTCTACCAACTTACATGCAGGTTGTTTGGCAAGACAATGTCGACCCTGACAACATGACTTATGAGGTTCGATCATACAATCATTGTACAATTCACCTGATTATATAAAACAACTCCGTTATTCAGTTTCACCattcctttttctttcttcAAATTAAGATTATTGACGGTATAAATTAACTTTTGTCTTCtttatctaatttttaaaaaatgttgcAATAGGCTGAACTGTTAATCCAAAAATATGAAGTGTCTATGTTAAACCTGAATGAggaataataaaaatatctcTTCACACCGAAAGGGGCAAATTTATATTagtgttttattatattttgaattttagtaGTGTTATTTGTCAAACTTAAACCACAAATGTAAGATAGCACCACTTGATATTTATGGAGTTTTAGTGTTCTTCCCATGCATATCTTCATGGAACCCATTACTAATTGcggaattaattttattttttcatcatAGGACCATTATATTTATAGATTTACATATTGTTGAAGTTTGAAGATAGTTCACATATTCACAGTTCAAATTGGTACTTCAATTACCGTGCTGAGTTTTGTTACATCAACTGTTTTGGCCTTAAGTACATTAGCTTGAACAAAAAATGGTTCCATTACACCTTGGCGTTGTTCTCACTTATTAAACTTCAATACGAATTGCActatagtttttaatattctaGACACAGTCTGTTGTCCTCGTCTAGTTAGGTTTTACAGCGAGCAAACTTTACACACTGTCGAATGTACCAGTCAATATCTCTGGGATACAGTAGTAGGTATCCAGCTGCATGGTTCTTTCTTCATTGTATTTGTCCTCGCAAAGAAACAGTGCACAAAGTTACAGGTTAAGGGACATACTGAACAATATCCTTCCTTCATTTCTTTCTATactgagatttttatattataggaTAAGTAAAGCACCcaacatgaaataattaatattgaaattcattaatattttgattaggACATCTCTTGCAGTTGAGAAAAAGAATTTAGCTGTATTTAGCTTGACATTGCATCAGTACAAATATTCTATCGAGGTTATAGCCTTGTTTGCTTTCTCTTCTGGTTGTAATACCAAATTGATGCTTATTTGCAAGTCTGAGTGGTGACTACTATTTAAATTCCTGAAAGTTAAAACTATGTTGGTGTTTAAGTTGTAAACAGTTGAGGTATTAACAGTATGCTGcctattcatattttataatatgtccAAATATTTCAATGCTCAGAACTACAACAAGTGTTACTCATGTAAATTAATCAAAACTGAGAACTTAGGTGTGGCCGTATTTTTCATATGCAGGAACTGCTTGACTTAGGTGAGACAGTTGGAACTCAAAGTCGTGGTCTTTCCCAAGAGAATATTTCCTTGCTCCCAATCTCGAAGTTCAAGTGTGGGTTTTTTTCTAGAAGAAAATCTAGAAGAGAAAGGTAACATATTTGATACAAGTTCATGTTACTATATAAGTAGCAAAAAGTTCAATTATCAAAAGTCCTTCCTAAAGTCTTTTGTACGATATATTGAACTCTttcttgcattttttttttttttgccacgacTCTTTCTTGCATTTTAATTTAACAGATTCTGTTATTTGTTAGTTTAGTGCAGTAATCGAGCCTGCCAACCAGAATTGCATGACTTTAGTAGACATTCTTTTGTATCGTTCACTCACTCTTGACAGGACAAACATACTTTGTGGAAATGTAACTATGTATACATATTATTAggaagataaaaataaaaatacaaacttCATAGACCTAATTTGCATTTCAAATATGAATCGATGGAGCATCCATGTGCTTCAATAGTTATTCACAAACAATAGAATACACACACTCAAGAGAATGCACTTTTAAGCTAACAATTATACTGGATTTTTCTTATGATAACTCCTTATATTGTTATATAGAAAGAATATTGTATATCGGTAATGTCATTTACTTATTAGATTGCAATAAGCTAatgaatttatattatgatAGTTATACTACAACTCTATAGACAAATTTGAGTACATTGCTAATAAGTCCACTTATGCATAGCCAACAATATTacattcataaatataaataagatccATTTTGGTAGTATTGCGGTATGAACTTTGTTCAACTAATCTGAAAAAAACCCTTGTACAACTGGTGCATATGCTTATTACATGTGAATTGTGAAAAAGATAGAAGTTCCAGGAGCGCAAGATGAGAACTGAGACTTTCTAACAGGTGTCCATTGCTTTAGCATACCGTAACACCTGTTATGTATTTGATTTCAGTTATAGCTTGTAAATCGAGATATGTggaataaaacaataaaaacttaTTAGATTGAGTCTATATGAACTGGCTTACGTATATATTATGACCAatattttttagtgaatttataaTTAACTAATTCAGAAAAGTATGTTACAATCCTGGTCCCTGGTTTTTGACCTGTTGGCCCTGCTCGTGAACAGGTGTGTGATTTGCCAGATGGAGTATAAACGCGGTGACCAACAGATTAACCTTCCATGTAAACATATCTATCATTCTGGTTGCGGCAGCAGATGGCTTAGTATCAACAAGGTAAGCCACCAAAATCATTGAGCTTTTTtccttttaaaacttattacaAGAAATTCAGCTAGTATCTGAATGTACCTTGTTATCAGGCTTGCCCCATTTGTTACAAGGAGGTCTTTGCCAATGCATCAAAGCAGTCAGCAAAGTAGTAAGCAGAAAAGGGGATGCTTCCATTGCTCAGTTTGTGTTTCTCTTTTAGGTTCTTACTTTCTCTTCCTTTGTTATATTCTTCTATACAGAAAATTTCTTTTACTTGATTTGCCTTTGTAGTTTGTATTAGTTTTTATCAAAAAGATGTCAGGAATTTCACAGAGTTGATATACATGTAACTTTAGTTTGATATTATAGAAATTTGCTCTTAATCATTTCAGTGCTTGGAAACGTGGCAAGATGTATTGATGTCACCTT
This genomic window from Daucus carota subsp. sativus chromosome 7, DH1 v3.0, whole genome shotgun sequence contains:
- the LOC108192456 gene encoding E3 ubiquitin-protein ligase BIG BROTHER; this translates as MDFFEGLTYEHLNFIFADHDHDHFFSTTQESLNPLMNTSAYKFGLCEPGCLSEPGCLSYYDYGHTYVVGDCTPRINEYSSHMENSASLPSVRPAAVHTPHEEISSSTSHVNPVDCLRGPHNTDDYQVVWQDNVDPDNMTYEELLDLGETVGTQSRGLSQENISLLPISKFKCGFFSRRKSRRERCVICQMEYKRGDQQINLPCKHIYHSGCGSRWLSINKACPICYKEVFANASKQSAK